The genomic stretch GAAGTATTAAATATACCATTTCACAATTACAGCAATACTTTGAATCAGACCTATACCAGTGTATTAAAGCCATACACACTGCAAGTTCATCAACAGCACAGATGAAGAGACATCGACCATGACAGTGTTCATACACAGTTCACACAATCAAACAGTTTCTTTGGGGAACTCAAGCACTTTGTCCTCATACTGTGGTGGAGGTGTCATGGGCTCAATGGTCACTCGTCCTCCTTGTGGAGGGCTCTGGATTTTCAGCCGGATATCTTTGACATGGAGCTTCTCCGATTTAATTCTGCGCACACGGAGGGGTCTGAAGATGTAGCTAGCTCGACTGCTGCTACGGGCCGGCTGAGCATTTGTTCCAGCTTCTGGTGGACCAACATCATGACCAGGAGAAGAAGCATTTTGATTGTttacagcacctggttcttCTCCTTCATTCTCCACTGCAGCAACCAGGTCCTCATAAGAAGGGAGCTGTGAGGTACTCTGGCGGAAGTTACTCTGGCGAATAGGATAACGGCCACTAGTCACAGCCTCATCGTAGGTAGGCACATCATAGGTTGGGGCAGGTGCCAGGCTGTGGCAAAGACAAGTTAATCAAATAactttatataattatacaaatatacagttcACTAGTGGTCTGtgtttataaaataagataaatgttaaattgttaGTAAATATAATTAGCAATAAAACTGAATTACATTCTTCTTTACCTAATCTATGAACTCTCAGATCTATAAATATTTGTGGTTACAGCCAGCACATTAACTAACTGTTGTCTTCCATTTCCCTCCTCATACTCTATGtagtatacatacacattttgtTGTCAGTGTATTATGTGCATCTGCCTTATAGCTACCCACTTTGGAAATTTACAATATACTAGGTACATCCTTTACTTATACAATCACTCTAGCATCTGCTGTTTTGTTAAGACCACCTTATAACCATCAATAAAAATAGGCCACCATAGGACCAACACttacaattatttaattttttttggatcaaataaagtaatttacattgaggaaaaaaatgcaaattgcATAAAAGCAACCAACTCTCCCTTTAGGAATAATGTTATTCAAGCAGAAAATGTACAATTGGGACTCACGTCTCTCCTGATTCTCCTACCACACGGTCTGTATACTGAGTACCAGTGGCTGTTGTTGTGCCCCTGTTTCTCCTGTGCTTGTTTCGCACTCCCAGGCACACAGACAACAGCAGCAAGGCAAGTCCAGCTCCAACCAGCACAAAAGCCACAGACGAGGTCTTCTGCCTAGCTTCCTCAACAGCAACACCATTTTGCGAATCGGTATTATTCGAACGCATCTCCAGTGGCACCACACTCCACAGAATCATGATAACTCCAAGTGCCACTAGGCCCACACCCAGGGCACAGAATGCATATTGAGAGCTTGAGCTGCAGCCCTCAGCAGAGGAGTTAGATCGCACACGGCTCCTGCCTGAGCACAGTGGCTGCCCACTTAAACACATGGCACAGCACGACACCACGCCACAGAGTAGTTTCGGAGATAAAAGCAGCCCAAATCTGTGGGAAAGAGAGTAGCCAATTAGTTCACAGACAAAAATCGAAGCAAACCTTGCAAACAGTATAATGGAAAGATTGCAATGTACATTAAGTGTTATACAAAGATAAATCAAATAGAATCTATCTTTTTAggtatatatttgcatatatcGCTCCAATGATAAATCAGTGAATGTTGTGAGGTTTGATGAGAAATTgagatttattgttttattaattactaattCTGAATATCTATTCTTGGTTTCAGCCATGTAATAAATCTGAAGAAATCTTTGAGAGCAGAATATATACAACGTGACACAAaggtgactggtaacgtgtgtgttacgagtgttatataaagtggttacgtgaaccagctcatgatgtttgcattgaatacaacacattatagcattacatgatatgtttgcagatgatacaatacttcatAACCTCGCTAACTTTTTAGcacaacggcgtgctgcgtgtgacgtcattgttattgttcatttgcacatgcgggtcagttcgaaacagcaaacagttcacactggtatctgatataggccacattttaaaaggtaatgtgaacagccaaaaaaatcagatctgagcaaaatatccgaattgagcattaagacttccagtgtgaacgtggcctaatAAAGGACAAAGCAGGGACCAGTCCTTTCTCTTACAAAGCCCAGCAGTTTAGGAACAGCCATCCAATTAGTGTTCAGCAAAGTGTCAGACCTTTATTTTAGGTCTAAGAtccaaacacatacagtatgtttattcaCTCTGGGGACCTTGCATGCATTCTGCACACAATTCCCATTGCCCTTAACCACG from Tachysurus fulvidraco isolate hzauxx_2018 chromosome 2, HZAU_PFXX_2.0, whole genome shotgun sequence encodes the following:
- the tmem51b gene encoding transmembrane protein 51b; its protein translation is MCLSGQPLCSGRSRVRSNSSAEGCSSSSQYAFCALGVGLVALGVIMILWSVVPLEMRSNNTDSQNGVAVEEARQKTSSVAFVLVGAGLALLLLSVCLGVRNKHRRNRGTTTATGTQYTDRVVGESGETLAPAPTYDVPTYDEAVTSGRYPIRQSNFRQSTSQLPSYEDLVAAVENEGEEPGAVNNQNASSPGHDVGPPEAGTNAQPARSSSRASYIFRPLRVRRIKSEKLHVKDIRLKIQSPPQGGRVTIEPMTPPPQYEDKVLEFPKETV